The following are from one region of the Reichenbachiella ulvae genome:
- a CDS encoding SRPBCC domain-containing protein, whose amino-acid sequence MKNIETQILIEAPVEVVWRVLMNFEAYRDWNPFITIEGEPVLGNKLDVIINMDGKKNFFKPKVVVCEEGRQFEWMGKILLKGLFAGNHYFKLHPVTEFQTQLIHGENFSGLLQGPIMRKIREKTMRGFETMNIAMKEYSENRVI is encoded by the coding sequence ATGAAAAACATTGAAACTCAAATATTGATAGAAGCACCTGTGGAAGTGGTGTGGCGCGTGTTGATGAATTTTGAAGCGTACCGAGATTGGAATCCATTTATCACTATAGAAGGGGAACCTGTGTTGGGGAATAAGTTAGATGTGATTATTAACATGGATGGAAAGAAAAACTTTTTTAAACCTAAAGTAGTCGTGTGTGAAGAAGGTCGCCAATTTGAATGGATGGGCAAAATCTTGCTGAAAGGTCTTTTTGCAGGCAACCATTATTTCAAACTCCATCCAGTTACTGAATTCCAGACCCAACTGATACATGGTGAAAACTTCTCTGGTCTTTTGCAAGGCCCAATTATGAGAAAGATTAGAGAAAAAACGATGCGTGGATTTGAAACGATGAATATTGCTATGAAGGAGTACTCGGAGAATCGTGTGATTTAG